In Chryseobacterium salivictor, the DNA window GTAACGACTTTAGCAAATCTGATCACTTTATCAGACAGTTGATAACCGGTTTCAATGATATCTACAATTTTACCTTTTAATTCAGCAGAAGGAGCTGGGATTTGCGTAATTGCTTCATGGAAATCAACATTAAAATCGTCACCAACATTTACGGTCATAGGCTTCAGCCCTTTATCAGACAATTTATTTTTAAATTTTTGATAGATAAGTTCTACGCCTTTCAAATCTGCTTCATTGCCATTTTTGGCAATTTCCTTTAAGGCACGTTCGAAATCATCTAAAACATCCAGCATAGAAATCATCATATCCTGATTGGCATATTGAAAGAATTCCATTTTTTCTTTGGATGTTCTCTTCTTGTAATTTTCGAATTCTGCAAAAAGTCTGATATAACGGTCTCTTTCTTCTGCCAAAAGGTCTTCTGAAGACGGCTCTGCTGTCACGCTTTCAGTTGTTTCTTCTGAAGTGTTTGGAGTAAGATCGTCTTGCGGATTTAAGTTTTCTTCGTAAATATCTTTGTTGTCTGACATAATGTTAAATTTTATACCGAACGTTTCACAAAGATTTTGCCAAAAAAGACTTTATGACATTTCGGCAGATTTATAAGAAAATAATGCAGTTACATTTCAGTAAATGTCTGATAGAGCAGAATAATATTAAGAGTGAGAATTGTTCCCGAGATAATCCAAACTAAAACCTGAAGCCATGGTTTGTTTACAAATGCGCCCATTTTTAATTTAGAATTGGTAAACATGATCAGTGGAATAACTGCGAAACTCAATTGCATCGATAAGATGACCTGGCTTAAAACCAATAAATCAGTAGTTCCTTTCTCGCCATATAATATTGTTACTATTAAAGCAGGAATTACCGCAATCGAGCGGGTGATTAATCTTCTTAACCAGGGTTTTAAACGGATGTTGAGAAAGCCTTCCATTACAATTTGTCCGGCCAGTGTTCCTGTTAAAGTGGAATTTTGACCTGATGCTAATAATGCAATAGCAAAGAAGATACTGGCAAAACTGGTCCCAAGAATGGGTGCCAGCATTTGGTGAGCATCATGAATATCGGCAATGTCGTGATTTCCGGTGGTGTGGAAAGTTGCAGCGGCGACAATAAGTATCGCTGCATTAATGAAAAATGCGATGAATAAAGAAACTGTACTGTCAATGGTGGCAAATTTTATCGCTTCTTTTTTTCCGTCGTGGTTTCTTTTGTAATTTCTGGTTTGCACGATACTGCTGTGCAGGTATAGGTTGTGTGGCATTACAGTAGCTCCCAAAATTCCGATCGCGATATACAGCATTGACGGATTGGCGATCACTTCTTTCTGAGGAACCAATCCTGCAAGAAGCGGGAAAATATCGGGCTTACTTAAAATGATTTCGTAAGCAAAACTTCCCAAAATAACAAAAGTTAAACCTGCAATAATGCTTTCAATAACACGAAAACCTTTTGCCTGAAGGAAAAGAATAATGAAAACATCTGCAATGGTGATGGCAACTCCCCAAGTTAGAGGAATTCCGAAAAGTAAATTTAATGCAATTGCCGACCCGATAACTTCTGCCAAATCACAGGCAGCGATGGCAATCTCGCAGAGTACCCACAGAATAAAATTGGTGGTAGGATTGAAATGATCCCGACAAGCTTGCGCCAAATCGCGTTCTGCAACAACTCCTAATTTTACTGATAAATGCTGTAAAACCATGGCAAAAAGATTTGAAATTAAAACCACGGAAAGTAGAGTATATCCAAACTTTGCACCTCCTGCAATATCTGTAGCCCAGTTTCCGGGATCCATATAGCCCACGGCAATCATCAGTCCCGGCCCAGCGAACGCAAAGAGTTTCTTCCAAAAGCCCGCGTCTTTTGGAATATTGATAGAAGAAAAAACTTCGGGTAAAGAATTGGAGTGCTTTTCTCTTCTCCAAGGGGTTTTTAGATTCTTCACTATTGTTAGATTGGCCTAACAAAAATAATTAAATAAATTCTAGCATCACTTATAAAAAAGAAAAAATCCCGAAAAAAAATTTCGGGATTTGTATGATATGATTTTAAAGTATTACTTTGTGAATCGCACGGCCATTTTTCTGTCAACAGCTCTTTCATCATTAGAAGCAGTAGCGGGAACTTTAGCGAATTCGCTTCCGTAACCTTTTGCTTCTATCACCTGAGAGCCTACACCTAATTTAGCTAATTCAGCTTTAATAAAGTCTGCTCTTTTTTGAGAAAGCTCTTTGTTTTGCACAGCATCACCAGTGATATCGGTGTAACCGCCAACTTTTATTTTAGTGTCAGGATAGGCTTTTAAGATTTCTGCCAGGTTTTTAATTTGGCCTTCTGATCCTGGTTC includes these proteins:
- a CDS encoding nucleotide exchange factor GrpE, whose amino-acid sequence is MSDNKDIYEENLNPQDDLTPNTSEETTESVTAEPSSEDLLAEERDRYIRLFAEFENYKKRTSKEKMEFFQYANQDMMISMLDVLDDFERALKEIAKNGNEADLKGVELIYQKFKNKLSDKGLKPMTVNVGDDFNVDFHEAITQIPAPSAELKGKIVDIIETGYQLSDKVIRFAKVVTGN
- a CDS encoding Nramp family divalent metal transporter, with protein sequence MKNLKTPWRREKHSNSLPEVFSSINIPKDAGFWKKLFAFAGPGLMIAVGYMDPGNWATDIAGGAKFGYTLLSVVLISNLFAMVLQHLSVKLGVVAERDLAQACRDHFNPTTNFILWVLCEIAIAACDLAEVIGSAIALNLLFGIPLTWGVAITIADVFIILFLQAKGFRVIESIIAGLTFVILGSFAYEIILSKPDIFPLLAGLVPQKEVIANPSMLYIAIGILGATVMPHNLYLHSSIVQTRNYKRNHDGKKEAIKFATIDSTVSLFIAFFINAAILIVAAATFHTTGNHDIADIHDAHQMLAPILGTSFASIFFAIALLASGQNSTLTGTLAGQIVMEGFLNIRLKPWLRRLITRSIAVIPALIVTILYGEKGTTDLLVLSQVILSMQLSFAVIPLIMFTNSKLKMGAFVNKPWLQVLVWIISGTILTLNIILLYQTFTEM